One Sphingobacteriales bacterium genomic window carries:
- a CDS encoding choice-of-anchor B family protein — translation MRKLHLFWSIWLCCWATTAAQNQMQLLSNYTYSEMLSSCWGYAANDKEYALVGLKSGLSVVDVTTPEQPEQVQFIPAQANSIWREMKTFSHYAYIVHDGFSGSSDGLLIADLQYLPDSIHYQSYYGINDTIATVHALWVDEDGYLYLYGYNNKNKNVPVGKRGALILDLNANPMQPPIVGAYSNYYTHDGYVRNNRLYSGEIYNGHFSVVDVSDKSAPQILTTQETPGAFTHNTWLSDDSHTLYTTDEKGDAYIAAYNIEDLNDVQLLDIYQSNAGSNAAPHNVKVFNDFIVASYYNDGVVIVDAHEPDNLVQTEFYDTNPLTGCCFEGCWDAYPFCPAEISSPPTAPPACGSCSPLTKEPPI, via the coding sequence ATGAGAAAACTGCACCTTTTTTGGAGCATTTGGCTGTGCTGTTGGGCAACAACGGCGGCACAAAATCAAATGCAACTCCTTTCCAATTATACTTACAGCGAAATGTTGAGCAGTTGCTGGGGCTATGCCGCCAACGATAAAGAATATGCCTTGGTGGGTTTAAAAAGTGGTTTGTCGGTGGTTGATGTTACCACACCCGAACAGCCCGAACAAGTGCAGTTTATTCCGGCTCAAGCCAACAGTATATGGCGCGAAATGAAAACTTTTTCGCACTACGCCTATATTGTACACGATGGTTTTTCGGGCAGTTCTGACGGTTTGCTCATCGCCGACCTGCAATATTTGCCCGATAGTATTCATTATCAATCCTACTATGGCATCAATGATACTATTGCTACCGTACACGCCCTGTGGGTAGATGAAGACGGCTATCTGTATTTATACGGCTACAACAACAAAAACAAAAATGTACCTGTGGGAAAACGCGGTGCTTTGATACTTGACCTCAACGCCAACCCGATGCAGCCGCCGATTGTGGGGGCTTATTCCAACTATTACACACACGATGGATATGTGCGCAACAACCGCCTGTATAGCGGCGAAATCTACAACGGTCATTTTTCGGTGGTAGATGTGAGCGACAAAAGCGCACCGCAAATTTTAACCACACAAGAAACACCGGGCGCATTTACACACAATACCTGGCTTTCGGACGACAGCCACACCCTCTACACTACTGACGAAAAAGGCGATGCTTATATTGCAGCTTATAATATAGAAGATTTGAACGATGTGCAACTTTTGGATATTTATCAGTCCAACGCCGGCAGCAATGCTGCACCACACAACGTAAAAGTGTTCAACGATTTTATTGTTGCCAGCTACTACAACGATGGCGTAGTGATTGTAGATGCCCACGAACCTGACAATTTGGTACAAACAGAATTTTATGATACCAATCCGCTCACAGGCTGCTGTTTTGAGGGCTGTTGGGACGCATATCCTTTTTGCCCAGCGGAAATATCATCGCCTCCGACCGCGCCACCGGCTTGTGGGTCGTGCAGCCCACTTACCAAAGAGCCGCCTATATAA
- a CDS encoding transposase: protein MIYTTNAIESYHRQIRKVTKNKGAFPSDMALIKLIFLAAKNIQNKWNCSTQNYVPRQYSNLYLNNPISYG from the coding sequence ATTATCTATACCACCAATGCCATTGAGAGTTATCATCGCCAAATCCGAAAAGTTACCAAAAACAAGGGAGCTTTCCCCTCCGATATGGCTTTGATAAAACTCATCTTTTTAGCGGCAAAAAATATTCAGAATAAGTGGAATTGCTCAACCCAAAATTATGTTCCCAGACAGTATTCAAATTTATATTTAAATAACCCTATTTCTTACGGATAG
- a CDS encoding LptE family protein — protein sequence MMSKRVLLYTCLPILLLLWQSCGIYSFSGASVPPEVQTVSVLYFKNEASLVNARLSPLLTEKMQNKFVNETRLNLKDRGGDLEFSGAVVNYTVVPVALNSNERASLSRLTIEVRCTYLNRLSQETWTNSLHATKILKAPLPCAKWKTNSLKTSPNKLPMIFLIKPW from the coding sequence ATGATGAGTAAGAGGGTTTTGCTATATACTTGCCTGCCAATACTGCTGCTGCTGTGGCAATCCTGCGGCATTTATTCTTTCAGTGGTGCTTCGGTGCCGCCGGAGGTGCAGACGGTGTCGGTGTTGTATTTTAAAAATGAAGCCTCTTTGGTCAATGCGCGCCTCAGTCCTTTGCTCACCGAAAAAATGCAAAACAAATTCGTCAACGAAACGCGCCTGAACCTCAAAGACAGAGGCGGCGATTTGGAGTTTTCGGGGGCGGTGGTGAATTATACGGTAGTGCCGGTGGCTCTCAACAGCAACGAGCGTGCCTCTTTGAGCCGCCTCACCATAGAGGTGCGCTGCACTTATCTCAACCGCCTCAGTCAGGAAACGTGGACAAACTCCTTACACGCTACGAAGATTTTGAAAGCACCCTTACCCTGCGCGAAGTGGAAGACCAACTCATTGAAAACATCACCAAACAAATTACCGATGATATTTTTAATAAAGCCTTGGTAA
- a CDS encoding carboxypeptidase regulatory-like domain-containing protein: MPSGNIIASDRATGLWVVQPTYQRAAYIKGMVSDSASGTPLHNVQVKILNTAYTDSTNIAGAYKSGVANAGVYTVEFSKFGYYPKTVTTTLNTAEYTNLDVQLVQKEKFTLTIETQVSAVCIPYTAACYVLLINPEGEEELYISDQNGIIQIPDFVPDQYDIYIGLWGQEIYYYENYTIEENSITLYTGGQDIIADDFFFDYGWQVSGDSINGMWERGIPHGATHNNIACAPYSDVNDDYGGFCYMTGNAAAALEQQDLDAGTTILRSPDFGWINPQGFDNL, from the coding sequence TTGCCCAGCGGAAATATCATCGCCTCCGACCGCGCCACCGGCTTGTGGGTCGTGCAGCCCACTTACCAAAGAGCCGCCTATATAAAAGGAATGGTGAGCGACTCGGCAAGCGGCACACCGCTTCATAATGTACAGGTAAAAATACTGAATACCGCCTACACCGACTCCACCAATATAGCGGGTGCTTACAAAAGCGGCGTTGCCAATGCAGGTGTTTATACGGTAGAGTTCAGCAAATTCGGCTATTATCCCAAAACCGTCACCACCACACTCAATACCGCCGAATACACCAATTTAGATGTGCAGTTGGTTCAGAAAGAAAAATTTACACTGACAATAGAAACGCAGGTAAGCGCAGTTTGCATTCCTTATACTGCTGCTTGTTATGTATTACTTATCAATCCCGAAGGTGAAGAAGAATTATATATTTCAGACCAAAATGGCATTATTCAAATTCCTGATTTTGTACCGGATCAATATGATATTTATATAGGATTGTGGGGGCAAGAAATATATTACTATGAAAATTATACAATAGAGGAAAACTCCATAACTTTATATACAGGAGGTCAGGATATAATCGCAGATGATTTTTTCTTTGATTATGGTTGGCAGGTAAGCGGCGACAGCATAAATGGTATGTGGGAACGCGGAATACCGCACGGGGCTACGCACAACAATATTGCTTGTGCGCCTTATAGCGATGTAAATGATGATTATGGTGGTTTTTGCTATATGACAGGCAATGCCGCCGCTGCTTTGGAACAACAAGATTTAGATGCAGGCACTACTATTCTGCGTTCTCCTGATTTCGGTTGGATTAATCCGCAAGGATTTGATAATCTTTGA
- a CDS encoding T9SS type A sorting domain-containing protein: protein MKLFLRFPFIHCSLLICGILLLMSPQPAIAQTYDCPELQANTGDACDDGLCSTQDDSISADCICVGTAIVPSCNDDICSTYDVYNSNTCTCTHIPIPNFAVPSCEDIFCYTLDYYDFNNCRCVHTPFALNCDDGDCNTTDVFYRPTCECLHRSVSDTLACDDGDCSTKDVYDAAACSCHYIDIPIPDCSSDDCNAYLSYDFSTCSCTYPPSPPPACDDGDCRTSDGYDVSTCNCIHEFIPPQTLEGCDDGDCNTAEIYDLTTCECAHADVGLPNVCDDINCNTVDYYDTDSCKCVYIPQPIPNCDDGICSNGVEYWDKSSCVCKLLSGSVPPPRNCADWDCTTLDVYDEAICQCLHFAVAAPDCNDNDCTTADILDAVTCTCEHFPADQTNACDDDNCNTADIYDTDLCNCVHTLITYNCDDSDCATIDLYNEAACLCYHEAVNCDDGDCNTIDSFNSESCSCDHAVILLPYCDDNNCSTNDSYNSDYCYCYYEPIYCNDSCVYTYDYFNLATCQCEYTLIETVSCDDQNPLTTDDVINTNCICEGILTDGVETTGSIENKKLYIAQNPVRAQLHLIWKSATPERLQLIDVQSKPILDISIRQGDNFIDIAHLPQGVYFAKIGRGSVEKIIILRP, encoded by the coding sequence ATGAAATTATTTTTGCGCTTTCCATTTATACATTGCTCTTTGCTTATTTGCGGTATTTTGTTGTTGATGTCGCCGCAGCCCGCCATCGCACAAACGTATGATTGCCCCGAACTGCAAGCCAATACAGGCGATGCCTGCGATGATGGCTTATGCAGTACGCAAGACGACAGCATTTCGGCAGATTGTATTTGTGTGGGTACTGCTATTGTTCCTTCTTGCAACGATGATATATGCAGCACCTACGATGTATATAACTCCAATACTTGTACTTGCACGCACATTCCTATTCCGAATTTTGCTGTTCCTTCTTGCGAAGACATATTTTGTTATACGCTGGATTATTATGATTTTAATAATTGCCGCTGTGTACATACGCCCTTTGCGCTCAATTGTGATGATGGCGACTGTAATACCACCGATGTATTCTACCGCCCCACCTGCGAGTGTTTGCATCGCAGTGTATCCGATACTTTGGCTTGCGATGACGGCGATTGTAGCACCAAAGATGTGTACGATGCCGCCGCTTGCAGTTGTCATTATATAGACATTCCTATACCCGATTGTAGCAGTGACGATTGTAATGCTTATTTATCGTATGATTTTAGTACTTGTTCTTGTACTTATCCCCCTTCTCCTCCTCCAGCTTGTGATGATGGCGATTGCAGAACTTCTGATGGTTATGATGTATCTACCTGCAATTGTATTCACGAGTTTATTCCGCCACAAACATTAGAGGGCTGCGATGACGGTGATTGCAATACGGCAGAAATATATGATTTGACAACTTGCGAATGTGCACACGCAGATGTCGGTTTGCCCAATGTGTGCGATGATATAAACTGCAATACTGTTGATTATTACGATACCGATTCGTGTAAATGTGTATATATACCGCAACCCATTCCCAATTGTGATGATGGTATTTGCAGCAATGGGGTAGAATATTGGGATAAGTCTTCCTGTGTGTGTAAATTGCTATCGGGCAGTGTGCCGCCGCCTCGCAACTGTGCCGATTGGGACTGCACTACTTTAGATGTTTATGATGAAGCAATTTGCCAATGCCTGCATTTTGCCGTTGCTGCACCGGATTGCAACGACAACGACTGCACAACGGCAGATATATTAGATGCTGTTACTTGTACCTGTGAGCATTTTCCTGCCGACCAAACTAATGCCTGCGATGATGACAACTGCAATACTGCCGATATTTATGATACCGATTTATGCAATTGCGTGCATACCCTGATAACATATAATTGCGATGACAGCGATTGCGCTACTATAGATTTATATAACGAAGCGGCTTGTCTGTGCTACCACGAAGCCGTAAATTGTGACGATGGTGATTGTAATACCATTGACAGCTTTAATTCGGAAAGCTGCTCCTGCGACCATGCAGTAATTTTGCTGCCCTACTGTGATGACAATAATTGCAGCACCAACGATTCTTATAATTCGGACTACTGTTATTGCTACTACGAACCCATTTACTGCAATGACAGTTGTGTTTATACCTACGACTATTTTAATTTAGCCACTTGCCAGTGTGAGTACACCCTCATTGAAACAGTGTCCTGCGATGACCAGAATCCGCTGACTACTGATGATGTAATCAACACAAATTGTATTTGCGAAGGTATATTGACAGATGGTGTAGAAACAACAGGAAGCATTGAAAACAAAAAATTATACATTGCCCAAAATCCGGTACGTGCTCAATTGCATTTGATATGGAAATCTGCAACGCCCGAACGCTTACAATTAATAGATGTTCAGAGTAAACCGATATTGGACATCTCTATCCGTCAGGGCGATAATTTTATTGATATAGCGCATTTGCCGCAGGGCGTTTATTTTGCCAAAATCGGCAGGGGTTCAGTGGAAAAAATTATTATTTTACGACCATAA
- a CDS encoding T9SS type A sorting domain-containing protein: protein MSFNLWACGSGSSVIRCSVGNDDTTFLLQEWADTDITNSTWQYFEFSRPDNSNAFPTYYFEISVTETDTSATAYTEVAFDNFRVEAAGVGFGNEPQTILPLVIAPNPTADMLQVHFSGEAMHENISLRISDAQGRCVWQRDFVPAASLGEVSLQNLATGIYYISAQNTSGKRWGAKFLKTQ, encoded by the coding sequence TTGAGTTTTAATTTATGGGCATGCGGCAGCGGCTCGTCTGTAATTCGTTGCAGTGTGGGCAATGACGACACTACTTTTTTGCTGCAAGAATGGGCAGATACGGATATTACCAACAGCACCTGGCAATATTTTGAATTTAGCCGTCCTGATAACTCCAACGCTTTTCCCACTTACTATTTTGAAATCAGTGTTACCGAAACCGACACTTCGGCAACTGCTTATACCGAAGTTGCTTTTGATAATTTCAGAGTAGAAGCGGCAGGTGTGGGCTTTGGCAACGAGCCGCAAACAATACTCCCGCTTGTAATAGCTCCCAATCCTACCGCCGATATGCTGCAAGTGCATTTTTCCGGCGAAGCGATGCACGAAAATATCAGTTTGCGTATCAGCGATGCACAAGGCAGATGCGTATGGCAGCGCGATTTTGTACCCGCCGCTTCATTGGGTGAGGTGAGCTTGCAAAATTTGGCAACGGGAATTTACTATATTTCGGCGCAAAACACAAGCGGCAAACGCTGGGGGGCTAAGTTTTTAAAAACGCAATAA
- a CDS encoding serine hydrolase — MKRNFFTVFSFFILFVLSFSSCHTPVGRAFRYNFPGFQDYEILPYRTVAASSEPQELPYSECFDPYISEEMDKLLQKMHTSAILVLHNDSIVAEWYNEGISDTSFYNTFSLTKSIMSILTGIALKEGKIKSISEPIATYYAPYQENGRDCITFEHLLRMQSGLKYTDHYFNPFSKSLAIYYGKDLHDFACELEPRAEPGAESFYRNCDAAVLSVALRNAVGVDLSTYAHEKLWQPLGATQDARWLLDEENGNEKGFCCLHTNVKDLARVGILHKNLGYYNGKQILDSAYVKQSLVPSKINNRFNEVLDYGFGWWLDDYSGKGDYSAHGALGQWMVIVPHKNLIFVHFGKWDNYRFRKDFFDLIVNTYAPDTY; from the coding sequence ATGAAAAGGAATTTTTTTACGGTATTCTCTTTTTTTATTCTCTTTGTTTTATCGTTTTCTTCGTGTCATACACCGGTAGGGCGCGCTTTTAGATATAATTTTCCGGGTTTTCAGGATTACGAAATACTTCCCTACCGCACCGTAGCCGCCAGCAGCGAGCCACAGGAATTGCCCTATTCCGAATGTTTTGACCCCTATATTTCGGAAGAAATGGATAAGTTATTGCAGAAAATGCACACTTCCGCCATTTTGGTATTGCACAACGACAGTATTGTTGCCGAGTGGTACAATGAAGGAATTTCTGATACTTCCTTTTACAATACTTTTTCGCTCACCAAATCTATTATGAGCATACTCACCGGTATTGCCCTCAAAGAAGGAAAAATTAAAAGCATATCCGAACCTATCGCCACTTATTATGCACCTTATCAGGAAAACGGGCGCGACTGCATCACGTTTGAGCATTTGCTGCGTATGCAATCGGGGCTAAAATATACCGATCATTATTTTAATCCTTTTTCCAAATCTCTGGCGATTTATTACGGAAAAGATTTGCACGATTTTGCCTGCGAGTTAGAGCCGCGTGCAGAACCCGGAGCCGAAAGTTTTTACCGCAATTGCGATGCTGCCGTATTGTCGGTAGCTTTGCGCAATGCCGTAGGTGTTGATTTGAGTACCTACGCCCACGAAAAACTATGGCAGCCGCTCGGTGCTACGCAAGATGCACGCTGGCTGCTCGATGAAGAAAACGGCAACGAAAAAGGGTTTTGCTGCCTGCATACCAACGTAAAAGATTTGGCGCGGGTAGGCATCTTACACAAAAATTTGGGCTACTACAACGGCAAACAAATATTGGATTCCGCTTATGTGAAACAGTCGCTTGTGCCGAGTAAAATCAACAACCGCTTTAATGAGGTGCTGGATTACGGCTTTGGCTGGTGGCTCGATGATTATTCCGGCAAAGGCGATTATTCGGCACACGGCGCATTGGGGCAGTGGATGGTAATTGTGCCGCACAAAAATCTCATCTTTGTACATTTCGGTAAATGGGATAATTATCGCTTCCGAAAAGATTTCTTTGACCTCATTGTCAATACTTATGCTCCTGATACCTACTGA
- a CDS encoding HAMP domain-containing histidine kinase, producing the protein MLKNLKHIFSPLLWFYALVVYVFAMSVWWINLHLRNNRDLYRLNVELLEMEGEKYGKTPQTIRSTPQYAHIEQHFASQRTMILSEGAVFLLILSLGVYRIHGAFKKELSLNHQQRNFLLSITHELKSPLAALKLVVQTLLNRQLDPEKQKKLLHNALNDTDRLHELVENLLLAAKLESQSASFSLQPLCISDLLQALFDEFSEKYENLRHFESRIETDVWLHADPLALQSLCINLLDNALKYSRQGDTISCVLFTKGNELHWEVADSGIGIAAADKKKVFEKFYRVGNEDTRSTKGTGLGLFIVHELVHMMRGSISIKDNKPRGTVFLLVFPVSGNTSAAYNIIV; encoded by the coding sequence ATGCTCAAAAATCTGAAACATATTTTTTCGCCTTTGTTGTGGTTTTATGCTTTAGTGGTGTATGTATTTGCCATGTCGGTGTGGTGGATTAATCTGCACTTGCGCAACAACCGCGATTTGTACCGCCTCAATGTAGAATTGTTGGAGATGGAGGGCGAAAAATACGGCAAAACACCGCAAACTATTCGCAGCACGCCGCAATACGCCCACATAGAGCAGCATTTTGCTTCGCAACGCACTATGATTTTGAGCGAAGGAGCTGTTTTTTTGCTCATTTTGTCGTTGGGAGTATATCGTATTCACGGAGCTTTTAAAAAGGAGTTGTCGCTCAATCATCAGCAGCGCAATTTTTTGCTTTCCATCACCCACGAACTCAAATCGCCGCTTGCCGCCCTGAAATTGGTGGTACAAACGCTGCTCAACCGACAATTAGACCCCGAAAAACAAAAAAAACTCCTCCACAATGCCCTCAACGACACCGACCGCCTGCACGAATTGGTAGAAAACCTCCTGCTCGCCGCCAAATTGGAAAGCCAAAGTGCCTCTTTCAGTTTGCAACCTTTGTGTATTTCTGATTTGTTGCAGGCTTTGTTTGATGAATTTAGTGAAAAATACGAAAATTTGCGGCATTTTGAGAGCCGCATAGAAACAGATGTATGGCTACACGCCGACCCTTTGGCATTGCAATCACTATGTATAAATTTGTTGGACAACGCCCTCAAATATTCGCGGCAGGGCGATACGATTTCGTGTGTGCTGTTTACCAAAGGTAACGAATTGCACTGGGAAGTGGCAGACAGCGGTATTGGTATTGCCGCCGCCGACAAAAAGAAAGTGTTTGAAAAATTTTATCGCGTGGGCAACGAAGACACCCGCAGCACCAAAGGCACAGGTTTGGGGCTTTTTATTGTACACGAGTTGGTGCACATGATGCGCGGCAGCATCAGCATCAAAGACAATAAACCGCGCGGCACGGTGTTCCTGCTTGTTTTTCCTGTCAGTGGCAATACTTCCGCTGCTTATAATATCATTGTATAA